The following proteins come from a genomic window of Coffea arabica cultivar ET-39 chromosome 11c, Coffea Arabica ET-39 HiFi, whole genome shotgun sequence:
- the LOC140016527 gene encoding uncharacterized protein encodes MESFGHTFTEITQMVVIHVLFALFSLALSSFSRIECSSINNKSSGSFRIHQVNRIIEKPPIVLSLHESGGISTDGFAMCRLNSSKEMNKAREGKWELMPVGNSWGPRLLNSWSSCSSLLLIVTMTSKDIGWEHGKPVGGNRKIVRCNYCEKIMHGGITRLKEHVGHVIGQVEPCPRASSEVRDLMKMHLKIGNMGVGTSNPTTSENKRGLSRNFNVRQADEMTSRGIDSHMFPSKQKSVKSMFAKENIKRVGKAVSKFFHFNAIPFHAADNPYYQSMIDEIAKAGSGIKGPSAYQIGNEYLDEEFEELEKYLRDIYDKFSTFGCTLMCDGWSTRTKHPIINFMVYCDRHMIYHSSVDCTNIKKTAEYIFKLMDEVVEIVGEKNVVQVVTDSESSMKAAGQLLMKKRTNLFWSPCAAHCIDLMLEDIGKMDNVKETIAQGKKITSFIYNSDKVVNLMKTYTKKRELLRPGITRFATEFISMESLLRHCTELKRMCTSDEWAEFNNTTKRKAEAIKVVELILSEKF; translated from the exons ATGGAGTCATTTGGCCATACCTTCACAGAGATAACCCAGATGGTTGTGATTCATGTCCTTTTTGCCTTGTTCTCCCTTGCCTTGTCAAGTTTCAGCAG GATAGAGTGTTCATCAATTAATAACAAAAGTAGTGGTAGCTTCAGGATTCATCAAGTGAATAGAATAATAGAAAAACCTCCCATCGTACTCAGTCTTCATGAGAGTGGGGGCATAAGTACTGATGGTTTTGCAATGTGTAGACTAAATAGCAGTAAAGAGATGAATAAAGCGAGGGAGGGGAAATGGGAG TTGATGCCAGTAGGGAATTCTTGGGGGCCTAGGTTGTTGAATAGCTGGTCGTCCTGCTCTTCCCTCCTGCTGATAG TTACAATGACGAGCAAGGATATTGGTTGGGAACATGGTAAACCCGTGGGAGGGAATAGAAAAATTGTGAGATGCAattattgtgaaaaaataatgcATGGTGGCATTACAAGGTTGAAAGAACATGTCGGTCATGTCATAGGACAAGTTGAGCCTTGTCCAAGGGCCTCAAGTGAAGTTAGAGATTTAATGAAAATGCATCTAAAGATTG GGAATATGGGTGTTGGCACTTCAAACCCAACGACTtctgaaaataaaagaggattgTCACGTAATTTCAATGTCAGACAAGCAGATGAAATGACAAGCAGAGGAATTGACTCACATATGTTTCCTTCGAAAcaaaaatcagtcaaatcaaTGTTTGCgaaggaaaatataaaaagagttGGTAAGGCAGTTTCAAAGTTTTTTCATTTCAATGCTATACCATTTCATGCAGCTGACAATCCTTATTATCAATCGATGATTGATGAAATTGCCAAAGCTGGCTCTGGTATTAAAGGCCCTTCAGCTTATCAAATTGGAAATGAATATTTAGATGAAGAATTTGAAGAGCTTGAGAAATATCTTAGAgatatttatgataaattttcaacttttggtTGTACACTTATGTGTGATGGGTGGAGCACTCGTACAAAACATCCAATAATAAATTTTATGGTATACTGTGATAGGCACATGATATACCATAGTTCAGTTGATTGTACCAATATTAAGAAAACTGCTGAATATATTTTCAAGTTAATGGATGAGGTAGTAGAGATTGTGGGGGAAAAAAATGTTGTGCAAGTTGTGACAGATAGTGAATCTAGTATGAAAGCTGCTGGACAACTGTTGATGAAAAAAAGAACAAATCTTTTCTGGTCACCTTGCGCTGCGCATTGTATAGATTTGATGTTGGAGGatattggcaaaatggataatGTAAAAGAAACTATTGCTCAGGGGAAGAAGATAACAAGTTTCATATATAACAGTGACAAAGTAGTGAATCTGATGAAGACATatacaaaaaaaagggaactgCTACGTCCAGGTATCACTAGATTTGCAACTGAATTCATTTCTATGGAAAGTCTTCTTCGGCATTGTACAGAACTGAAAAGAATGTGCACCTCAGATGAATGGGCAGAGTTTAATAACACTACCAAGAGAAAAGCAGAAGCTATTAAAGTAGTTGAGTTGATATTGTCAGAGaagttttga
- the LOC113715985 gene encoding uncharacterized protein codes for MGHPQANRQAENFNRTLLHGLKTRLHQVRSSWVDELPSVLWSYRTTSRSAIQETPFSLTYGFKAMVPSEFLILSPRMAAFATEINEKERRVDLDLTDEKRDAAAAWVTRTFWLVTIMPELSTFSSAREFWLCEKARLADLSLKAS; via the coding sequence ATGGGACATCCCCAAGCTAATAGACAGGCTGAGAACTTTAATCGAACACTTTTACATGGCCTCAAAACTAGGTTGCACCAAGTCAGATCATCTTGGGTGGACGAACTCCCCAGTGTCTTGTGGTCTTATCGAACTACATCGAGATCCGCTATACAGGAGACCCCGTTTTCTCTAACATACGGATTCAAGGCGATGGTTCCTTCCGAATTCCTTATCCTGAGTCCTCGGATGGCAGCTTTTGCCACCGAAAttaatgaaaaagaaaggaggGTGGATCTCGATCTCACCGATGAGAAAAGAGATGCTGCGGCAGCTTGGGTGACAAGAACATTCTGGCTAGTTACTATAATGCCCGAGTTAAGCACCTTCAGTTCAGCCCGGGAGTTTTGGTTATGCGAAAAAGCTCGGTTAGCCGATTTGAGTCTCAAGGCAAGTTAG
- the LOC140016528 gene encoding receptor kinase-like protein Xa21, which produces MPNGSLEKWLHVNHHVLSIRQRLGIMIDMASGLEYLHYGYSMPIVHCDLKPSNILLDEDMVGHICDFGIAKLLGDGESVIQTKTLATFEYIDPGIYKTEGEMFIEELNLRDWIQECSPNSVIQVIDTDLLHPEENLVQRKIECISSILQLGLSCTTNASEEIINMKEALGALQNIKLQFIKDITP; this is translated from the exons ATGCCCAATGGAAGTCTTGAGAAATGGCTTCATGTAAACCATCATGTCCTAAGTATCAGGCAAAGGTTGGGTATCATGATAGACATGGCTTCTGGTTTGGAATATCTCCACTATGGCTATTCAATGCCTATAGTTCACTGTGACTTGAAGCCTAGCAATATTCTCCTAGATGAAGACATGGTTGGACATATTTGCGATTTTGGAATTGCGAAGTTGTTGGGAGATGGAGAATCTGTGATACAAACAAAGACTCTTGCTACATTTGAATATATTGACCCAg GCATTTACAAGACTGAGGGTGAGATGTTTATAGAAGAATTAAACCTCAGGGATTGGATACAAGAATGCTCACCAAATTCTGTGATTCAAGTTATAGACACAGATTTGCTTCATCCTGAAGAGAATCTGGTACAAAGGAAAATTGAATGCATATCATCTATCTTGCAACTTGGTTTAAGTTGTACAACAAATGCTTCTGAGGAGATAATAAACATGAAAGAAGCTCTAGGAGCATTGCAGAATATCAAACTTCAGTTTATCAAAGATATCACACCTTGA